TTGACATGATAGATCAAGAAAGATTGAAAAAGAAAGGACACAGGATCAAGAAAGTTGCAGAACTTTAATGGCGAAAGTTTAATATTCCCCTTttggtatctgataccatgtagAAATGGTGATCAGTAGTATTAAATTGTGTTAAAGATTACAAGACACAAAGTCTGTGCTTATATAGCAGAGATTGACAGACTGTCTGATAAAGACAATTACAGTTATAAGAGGCAGCATGTAAAATACAGCCTGTAATTACTAAGTACACACATAGAAAAACTGTAAGCAGGTACAAGACAATTTTGCTAACAATCATGAGTTGTATAACCAATTGAGTAACTTAAATAATAAGAAATTCTTTTATATCTTTATTTTTGAACTTCAAGATAGTTTTCTTGTACTCACAAACAGAAAGAATACAATTTAGTAAATTCTGCCCAGGGACATGTTCGATTCGCGGCAACATTACGGGGCAACAAATTTCAGTGCCGCCCCCGGCCAAATCCTCTATTAAGATCAAGTGTAGCATCTTGCATGCCGTTATCGGTTTTCAAATCCTGGTTCCATTTCTTGGTGATACTCAAACCAAAAAATTAGTGGAACACACTTATCCCGGCCTCTGACAATAGAGGATTCTTTCCCTCAGCAAGACGACAAGTGCCAATGAAGCACAAGCATttttctaataataataaaaaaatatatgttcTGTGGAAGAGCAGTGGCGGAACTAGACATTGGATATAGGGATGGCTGGAGCTTTTTTCAGGGCTTGTTTAAGAATAAAACTCATAGACCAATTGTGGCCCAACTTAAAAAAGGCTTTGAAAAAAATGACTTTTTTTCTTGTTAGGACTGGCTTAAGCGAGCCCTAGTCACAAGGTAGTTCCGCCCCTGTGGAAGAGGTAGAATTTTGGTTGTTGTTGGTATTTGTGTTTGGTTTGAGTACACCAGAAGTCAATCATACGTTTTTCTGTACTGTCGGTGGTAGTGATTCACTGTATCATCCAATCACAATACATACACAGCTGGGAGGGGTAGATCTACTATCTCTTTCACTTCTTTTCCTCCTCCTTCATCTCTTCGCTCCCTTTTTAAAGCATTTACGTTTACATTCTAGAGAACTAGAGGGAGAGAGTGTTGTGTGGAAGTAGAGAGCTAGACAAATTCTTCATTTCTGGCGGTGTTGAATTAGATATTTTGTTAGATCGTTGGGTACACGGTACAATTTTCATTCATTTCCTGATTCTCTTATTATTGTCAAATTCTTTGTTTTCTTAATGTTTCTTTCTGAATTGCAGATTTCGTTGTTACAAAGAGGAATTTGAGTGAAATGTGTTGAATCTAGTGGCTATGTGAGTGAATTTAGTCCTGTGACTTTGATCTCAATGGCGACGGATGGGTTGGTTAGTATTTGTGCAATGAATTATACTAGATTTAATTAATAGTTAAAGTAATTGTTCGAGATTCGAGGTAGTAGGTTGTTAAAATTTAATTTCCCTGTATGTCGCAGTTGATCAGTCTATTTAGATCTAGTATTTAATCAGTCTAATTTACTTAAGTGAGCTGATTTTTTATTTGTTCAGCCAAAACATGCGAAAAACCTAGGGGGTCAAGTATGTCAGATCTGTGGTGAAGATGTTGGTAGAACTTTAGATGGAGATCTTTTTGTTGCATGTGATGTTTGTGCATTCCCAGTCTGTAGACCTTGTTACGAGTACGAGAGGAAAGATGGAAATAAGTCTTGCCCTCAATGCAAGACCGGATACAAGAGAATCAAAGGTTTGTTTATTTCAATCTCGAAAATATTTATGTTTTTCTTGGACTGAATACTTTGAATTGTGGGATGACGTGATAATTGGATATTAAATATCAGGAAGTCCTCCAATTCGTGgtgatgaagacgatggtgttgATGCAAATGATGTAACAAGTGATTTTAGTTATCCTTCTGAGAATCAAGACCAGAAGCAGAAGATAGCAGAGCGAATGCTGAGCTGGCATATGACTTATGGTCGAGGAGAGGATGTTAGTGCTCCAAATTACGATAAAGAAGTTAATCATAACGATATCCCTTTGCTCACCCATCGCCAGATGGTAAGTCAAAATTCATTACTTGGTAATATTCTAGTCCCTTATAGAATGTTGCATTAGCTACTGGGCGAGTATAATGCCACTACTTATTAGGTCCTACGGGAATATAGATTGCTACCATCACGTCGTGCTTTTGGAGCAACTGATAAACACATAGCGTCAAATCTTAGTTGTCAAGATGTCATGTTTAGTTATTTAGACTTAGTCACCACATACTATAGGTAGTCAGAAATATATATGTATTAAGAGAGAACACTTTTTCCTAGCCCAAGTTTCATAGTCCACTTTTTTGCCCAGTACACGTCTCAACTTGATTTGCACTCGGGTCATTACATGGGATCCACGAGGGTTAATGGTTCGTTTATCAGGGTTTCAGCCTGGAAGAGTCAATCGAATGTCGCCACATGGTGGACTAGAAAGCACCCATTTCGACAACTAGTGTATTAAGTTACTAACGATGATTATCTCTCTCAGGTTTCTGGCGAGTTGTCAGTGACTTCTCCTGACCATCTTTCAATGGCTTCTCCTGACAATAATGGAGGAAAGAGAGTTCATACGCTTCCATATTCGGTTGATGTCAACCAATCACGTAATTAACTTAAACGTCTGAATGTTCTTTCAGTTATGCATGTGTTGTTTAAATACTGATTCTACCCTTTTGCGGGGTATTCTTTATGCAGCTAATGTCAGAGTTGTAGATCCAGTAAGGGAGTTTGGTTCTCAAGGATTTGGCAATGTAGCCTGGAAAGAAAGAGTTGATGGATGGAAGGTGAAACAAGAGAAGAACATTGTTCCTATGAGCATTGCTCATGCCACGTCTGAAGGCCGAGGAGGCGGAGATATTGATGCCAGCACCGATGTGCTTATGGATGATGCCTTACTGTTGAGTTTCCATTACCTGATAtctgaattttattattttaaatctTCTTAATGTGGACATTGATGCTTTTACCAGCTTTGCCTTTAAAAATACTTAAATATATATTGGCATCTCTAACATTTATTGGTGTTCCCTTTACATTAATATGCTTATAATTTCAAGGAGTAGTGTTTGACTTGGTACCTAAGCTCATCATTAGGccgttttcattttattttaatttttcccCTTGCAGGAACGATGAAGCACGCCAGCCTCTTTCGAGAAAAGTTGCCATTCCGTCTTCTAGGATTAATCCTTACAGGATGGTCATTGTTTTGCGGCTTGTTGTTCTCTGCATTTTCTTGCACTACCGTCTAACAAATCCCGTGACAAATGCCTATCCATTGTGGTTGATATCTGTGATATGTGAGATTTGGTTTGCTGTATCATGGATATTGGATCAGTTTCCTAAATGGCTTCCAATAAATCGTGAGACATATCTTGACAGGCTTTCTATTAGGTAAAAACATGTGTTATTTTGAAAAATTTATAGTCACTGCTTGCAGTTTGAAATTTGCCACTACAGTGTTAGATGGTTTTTTCTCCTGTGCAATCTTTTCTGATAAAAAACATAAATGTAAAACAGATATGAACGAGAAGGAGAGCCATCACAACTTGCTTGTGTGGACATATTTGTCAGTACTGTCGATCCATTAAAGGAGCCTCCCCTTGTCACCGCAAATACTGTCCTATCTATTCTTGCTGTTGACTACCCAGTCGACAAAGTTTCCTGTTATGTATCTGATGATGGAGCTGCAATGTTGACATTTGAAGCCTTGTCTGAAACTTCAGAGTTtgctagaaaatggattcctttcTGCAAGAAATACAGTATTGAACCTCGAGCTCCAGAATGGTACTTTGCCAAGAAGGTTGACTACTTGAAGGACAAAGTCCATCCATCATTTGTCAAGGATCGCAGAGCAATGAAGGTTAGTGGAgcctctctctctctatatatattttttttctattttcctGGGTTTATGATAATATTGCCCTTACCACCTACGTTATAGAGGGAGTATGAGGAATTTAAAATTCGCATCAACGGGCTTGTTGCAAAAGCAGTAAAAATCCCTGATGAAGGTTGGGTCATGCAAGATGGAACACCATGGCCTGGAAATAATACAAGAGATCATCCAGGTATGATCCAGGTTTTCTTGGGTCATAGTGGAGGACTTGATAGTGATGGCAATGAACTACCACGGTTAGTTTATGTGTCTCGTGAAAAACGTCCAGGtttccaacaccacaaaaaggCTGGTGCGATGAATTCACTTGTAAGTAGCTCAACATCCACTACCTGAACGTACTTAAGATGGACCATAAATATTTGACAAGCAACATAATCGTTTCTACAGGTTCGTGTGTCAGCTGTCCTTACTAATGGGCCCTACATGCTAAATCTTGATTGTGATCACTACATAAACAACAGCAAGGCGCTGCGAGAGGCTATGTGTTTTCTGATGGACCCAAATCTTGGAAAAAGCGTGTGTTATGTTCAGTTTCCTCAgagatttgatggaattgataaaaacGATCGATACGCCAATAGGAATACTGTGTTCTTTGATGTAAGTATTCCCCTGGCTGCTTTTCTCTTTAAACATAAGATTGGAGGGTGTCTGCAACCAAGTGTATGTTCAGTTATCAGCAATTGTCTGCTTTACTTGTGCATCCTAGTGAGGCTTGTATATGCAACCAAAACTAAGTGATGAATCCTTTCACCGTGTGGTGCATTCTTTTTATATTCCCAGACTCTAGTATGCATTATATTAGAATATGTTTATCTGCTACTGTGTTTTCTTTTCAAGTTTGGTAATGGTTCTCTTGTTTTGTCCTTGTTCAATTCCAGATCAATTTGAGAGGCTTAGATGGTATACAAGGCCCGGTTTATGTGGGTACAGGATGTGTCTTCAACAGAACAGCTTTATATGGTTATGATCCCCCCATTAAGCCTAAACATAAGAAACCCGGTTTTTTGAACTCATGTTGCGGTGGATCCCGTAAGACAACTTCCAAATCTAAAAAGTCCGATAAGAAAAAATCGAGCAAGCATGTGGATCCTACTGTGCCAATATTCAACCTAGAAGATATAGAAGAGGGAGTCGAAGGTGTGTTTTTTTCGGCAATTACTGATAGATTCCTCATTGATTTCTCTTTTCCTAATACTTTTGAACATAGGAATGATTATCTATGTGCTGCTGACAGAATACGTCATCATCAGAAAGATCCACTCCCCCTTCTCCTCATCAATTACCTATAAAGAATAACGGAATTATTAGAGTGTGAGGGAGGGATGGCACTATCTCTCTAGTAGTGCCACCTTCttttaacttgttttttttttaattttaaactgGTTACGGTTTGAAAAATTGAAATGCCTCTACTTGCAAATACTAGAATCAGGTTATATAGTATTAGCTCATGTGGAAACTATTGGATGACATTCATGTGGCGGACTTGGCTAGGTTCCTTATGTTCACTTTTAACTCCATAGTGAAACCTGAATGATTTTAATTTTACTGGTGAGTGTCCTTTATAATCCACTAGTTTTAGACAGTTAAAGGAACAAATAGAGGATAGAATTAGCGCCCAAATTGATCAATTCGTTTTATTTGTTCTGCTGCAAATGCTTAAAAACATATGTAGAGCATTAAGTTGTCACTCATGGTCTCTGATGTTCGCTATGAATCCAGGTTCTGGATTTGACGATGAGAAGTCACTGCTCATGTCACAGATGACATTGGAGAAAAGGTTTGGTCAATCAGCGGTATTTGTTGCATCTACGCTTATGGAAAATGGTGGTGTTCCTCACTCAGCAACTCCTGAAATTCTTCTCAAAGAAGCTATCCATGTAATCAGCTGTGGGTACGAGGACAAGTCAGACTGGGGAAATGAGGTGCGTGAACGTTGCCTTCTCTTGCTTATTTTGTCGGTTTCTTTGTTCACTCTTCACTTCTCTATTGTATTTTTAAAGTATTCCGTCGCATTAACAAAATCCATATACACCGTTTATCTTTTGGTGATATCAAGAACAAGGCTTCTTAATAATTATGGTGGATTCTGCAGATTGGATGGATTTATGGGTCTGTCACAGAGGATATTCTCA
This portion of the Papaver somniferum cultivar HN1 chromosome 11, ASM357369v1, whole genome shotgun sequence genome encodes:
- the LOC113320369 gene encoding cellulose synthase A catalytic subunit 3 [UDP-forming]-like, encoding MATDGLPKHAKNLGGQVCQICGEDVGRTLDGDLFVACDVCAFPVCRPCYEYERKDGNKSCPQCKTGYKRIKGSPPIRGDEDDGVDANDVTSDFSYPSENQDQKQKIAERMLSWHMTYGRGEDVSAPNYDKEVNHNDIPLLTHRQMVSGELSVTSPDHLSMASPDNNGGKRVHTLPYSVDVNQSPNVRVVDPVREFGSQGFGNVAWKERVDGWKVKQEKNIVPMSIAHATSEGRGGGDIDASTDVLMDDALLNDEARQPLSRKVAIPSSRINPYRMVIVLRLVVLCIFLHYRLTNPVTNAYPLWLISVICEIWFAVSWILDQFPKWLPINRETYLDRLSIRYEREGEPSQLACVDIFVSTVDPLKEPPLVTANTVLSILAVDYPVDKVSCYVSDDGAAMLTFEALSETSEFARKWIPFCKKYSIEPRAPEWYFAKKVDYLKDKVHPSFVKDRRAMKREYEEFKIRINGLVAKAVKIPDEGWVMQDGTPWPGNNTRDHPGMIQVFLGHSGGLDSDGNELPRLVYVSREKRPGFQHHKKAGAMNSLVRVSAVLTNGPYMLNLDCDHYINNSKALREAMCFLMDPNLGKSVCYVQFPQRFDGIDKNDRYANRNTVFFDINLRGLDGIQGPVYVGTGCVFNRTALYGYDPPIKPKHKKPGFLNSCCGGSRKTTSKSKKSDKKKSSKHVDPTVPIFNLEDIEEGVEGSGFDDEKSLLMSQMTLEKRFGQSAVFVASTLMENGGVPHSATPEILLKEAIHVISCGYEDKSDWGNEIGWIYGSVTEDILTGFKMHARGWRSIYCMPPLAAFKGSAPINLSDRLNQVLRWALGSVEILLSRHCPIWYGYSGRLKWLERFAYINTTIYPITSIPLLFYCTLPAVCLLTGKFIIPEISNIASIWFLSLFLSIFATGILEMRWSGVGIDEWWRNEQFWVIGGVSAHLFAVIQGLLKVLAGIDTNFTVTSKASDEDGDFAELYLFKWTTLLIPPTTLLIVNLVGCVAGISYAVNSGYSSWGPLFGKLFFSFWVIVHLYPFLKGLMGRQNRTPTIVVVWSILLASIFSLLWVRIDPFTTKVTGPDVKECGINC